Below is a genomic region from Tenuifilum sp. 4138str.
TATTTGGCTTGGCCGATTTGTACAAAGAGCTATCTTTGAGCATTCAAAAATTGTCAGGAAGTGACAAAGGGTTAAAAAACCGTACATAGGCATAATCTTTCTTTATGGTGGGTAAAAAGAATTTTAAGGAATTACTTAGTCATGTCAAGGCATTTGCCTTTGATGTTGATGGGGTGTTTACCGATGGTACAATTATCATTCACCCATCGGGTGAACTACTTAGAACCTCGAACACGCGCGATGGCTATGCTGTTCACGTTGCTATAGAACGTGGTTTTCCGGTGGCTATCATTTCCGGAGGCAAGTCCGAGGCGGTTCGCCAACGCTTTCAGGGATTAGGTGTAACCGATATCTACCTTGGTACTACCGATAAAATTGAGGCTCTTGAGGATTTTCGGTTTAAGTATGGGCTTGAACTCTCCGATATACTTTACATGGGCGACGATTTACCCGATTTTGAGGTTCTGCAACGAGTAGGAATCCCAACCTGCCCAAGGGATGCAGCACCTGAAATACAGCAAATTTCAGCCTACATTTCGAGTTTTGCAGGAGGCAAGGGCTGTGTGCGCGATGTAATTGAGCAGGTGTTAAGGGTCAATGGGAAATGGGGCCCATCCGCAAACGGGTTACAGTAAAAAACATTTGTGCTATGCTTAAATACTTTCGATTAGTCCGGTTCAAGAACTTGCTGATTATTGCAGCAACAATGGTGCTGGTTAGGTATATGCTTATACAAACCATACTTTCAGGTTATGGATTAGAATTACAGATGCCCATTTGGTATTTTGTAGCCTTAGTTCTTGCAACCATGCTGGTTGCAGCCGGCGGATACGTTATAAACGATTACTTTGATACTAAAGCCGATCTGATTAATCGTCCCGAAACGGTGGTTGTTGGAAAACAGGTAACCCGTCGGGGAGCAATTGCTTTCCATTTAGTGCTTTCCATTCTCGGGATTTTTCTGGGCACGGTAGTTTCGTTTCGTGTGGGAAGACCAGTGTTTTCGTTACTATTCTTCCTTACTGCCGGTGTGCTTTGGTTTTACTCAACTACCTATAAGCGTCAGCTATTTGTGGGTAACCTGGTGGTTGCGTTTTTAACTGCAATGGTTCCGCTCATCCCCCTGATTTTTGAGTTCCCCTTGCTTGGAACCTTCAGCGATGTCATTTTCATTTACCAGCTTAACATGAAGGTGATTGTTTACTGGGTAGGGGGGTATGCCTTTTTTGCCTTTATGCTTACTCTTGCACGGGAAATTATTAAGGATATTGAAGATTTTGAAGGCGATACATCGCTTGGGCGAAACACAATACCCGTTCACTTTGGGGTCAAAACTTCAAAATTGATTATTGCTACAGTGTTGTCGTTAACCCTGATTGCCCTGTTAGTTGCCTTTTCGGCATATCTTTTTAAGCTTTCGGTTAAGCCTTTCGATTATGTTTCGTTAGTTTACCTGGTGATATTCATAGTAATCCCCATTTTTATTTTGATTTTTAGCGTATTGCTTGCATCGTCCAAGAAGGATTACCATAAGGCAAGTTCGCTATGCAAGATTATCATGCTTTTAGGGCTGATTTACACACTCATTTTCCGTTTTATAGTAAACCTGTAAAGTTTTTTGTTGATGTTGCTACATGAATTGCTCCAGGGGAAACGACTAGTTCTGGCATCTAAATCGCCTAGGAGGCGTGAGCTGCTTAAAGGGCTTGATGTGGAATTTGAGATATGGGATACAAATCACGACGATGAGGAGCCATTCCTTGCCAACCTTCCTTTGGCCGATGTGCCGGTTTACCTCGCAAAGCAAAAGGCTACACACTTAGCCGATAGGCTCGATGATAGCACAATCCTTATCACCTGCGATACAATTGTTATTTGCTGCAACCAAATCCTTGGCAAGCCAAAGGATGAAGCCGATGCCCGCCGAATACTAAGCGCTTTGTCCAATAAGTCGCATACGGTTATTACCGGCGTGTGCCTTAAATCCAAAAATTCCGAAAGGGTTTTCGATGTTGCAACCGAGGTTCATTTCAAACGCTTAAGTATGGAGGAGATAGATTACTACATCAGCAGGTATAAACCGTACGATAAGGCTGGAGCTTACGGGGTGCAGGAGTGGATTGGATACGTGGGGGTTGAACGCATCGATGGTTCATACTTTAACGTAATGGGGTTACCCATTCATACGCTGCACTCGCAATTAATCTCTTTTATCAATTCACTGTCAAAGTAGAAAAATCCGAATAGCTATGAGAAAATCATTTTTGTTAATACTGCTTGCTGTGTCCCTTACTTTCAGGGGAATGGCCGATGAGGGCATGTGGATACCAATGCTTATTGGTAAAAATATTGCCGAGATGCAACGAATGGGCTTTAAGCTTACTGCCGAGGATATTTATAGCGTAAATAAGGCAAGCCTTAAGGATGCCATAGTTCATTTTGGCGGGGGCTGCACCGGTGAACTTATCTCGGCTGAGGGCCTTCTGATTACAAACCATCATTGCGGATACCCTGAAATACAATCGCACTCAACGGTTGAGAACAACCTTTTAGCCAACGGCTTTTGGGCTAGCAGTAAAGCCGAAGAATTGCCCAATCCGGGTCTCAAGGTGAGGTTCCTTGTGCGCATGGACGATGTAACCAATTTAGTCCTGAAAAACATAGCCCCATCTATGACCGAGCAGGAAAGGGCAAAGAGCATTCAGCAGGTGGCCGATAGCCTAATTGCAAAAGCTGAAAAGGAAGGCATTGGTTACGAAGCTAGCATTCGTCCTTTTTACTATGGCAATCAGTATTACATGTTTGTTTACCAGGTGTTTGAAGATGTGCGCCTGGTGGGTACACCCCCAGAGTCAATAGGTAAGTTTGGTGGCGATACCGACAACTGGGTTTGGCCTCGCCATACTGGCGATTTCTCGCTATTCCGTATCTACGCCGATAAGAACAATAATCCAGCACCATACTCACCAAGCAATGTTCCCTACAAACCCAAAAAATTCTTCAAAATATCGATGAAAGGTGTTAACGAAGGCGATTTTACCCTTGTCTATGGCTTTCCCGGCCGCACTCAGCAGTTTATAACCTCCCATGCCGTTAGGTTGCTTATTGACCAAAGCAACCCGCATAAAATAAATCTGCGCGATATCCGCCTTTCAATTTTCAATAAGTTTACCGAGTCAAACGATACTATTGCCATTAAGTATGCGGCTAAGCATGCCCGAGTGGCCAATGCCTGGAAAAAGTGGATTGGTGAAACAATGGGTTTGCGCAGGTTGGATGCTGTTTCCAAAAAGCAGGAGCAGGAGAGTATGTTTGCTGCGTGGGCGGCTACAAACCCTGAGCTTAAGGAGCGTTACGGTTGGTTACTTCCTACCTTCGATAGGCTTTACGCTGAGTTAGCTCCTCTGTCGCTGGTTGTGGATTACCGCAACGAGGCGGTTTATGGGGTTGAAATGCTCAGCTTTGCATCGCGTTTTGAGCGATTGTTGAGCATGGCTCTTGACCCCGGTGTTGATAAGGGGAAATTGGCTGAACAGCGTAATAAGCTAGTGGAGTATGTTCGCGATTTCTTCAAGGACTTTGAACTCAGTGTTGACAGGGAGGTTTTTGCTGCTATGATGCAAGCCTACTACGAGCGTATTCCCCAACAGCTTCAACCTGAATTTTTAGGTAAGTTCATCCAGCAGTCGGGTAATTGGCGGGAGTTAGCTAAGCAAATCTATTCACAAACCGCTTTTGCCGATAGCGTAAGGGTTTTAACCCTTTTGAATGACATTGATAGCACCAATGCCCGTGAGTTCCTGAACGACCCAATCTTTAGCATCTACTTTGAGTTCGAAGACCTTTACCGTAAGAATGTGCAAAAACGCTACTTTGAAATTACCGATAGTCTGGATATCCTTTACAGAACCTACGTGGAAGGGTTAATGCGTATGCAACCCGATAAGCGATTCTTTCCCGATGCCAACTCTACCCTCCGCATTGCATACGGCAAGGTGGGCGGTTTTGCCCCGCGCGATGGTGTGGTTTACGACTACTATACCACTATCGATGGGATTTACGAAAAATCGCAGCAGCGCGACGTTCCCGATTACGTTCCGCCAAAACGGTTGATAGAGCTTTACCAGACAAAGGATTTTGGCCCCTATGCTGTTAATGGAACTGTTCCGGTTGCATTCATCGCCTCAAACCATACAACTGGCGGTAATTCCGGTAGTCCCGTGCTCGATGCCGAAGGCAATCTTATAGGTGTAAACTTTGACCGCTGCTGGGAAAGCACCATGAGCGACGTAATGTTTGACCCCAACTACTGCCGTAACATATCGCTCGATATACGCTACGCGCTTTTTGTTATCGATAAGTATGCCGGTGCTAAGAATTTGATTAACGAGATGGTGATTTTGCAATAATAGGTAAATATCAAGTATTAACTTAAACGCTTAGCTTCTTTATGTAGCTAAGCGTTTTTTCGTAATAGCTATTTTCTTATCCTGTAAACCTTCCGCATGGTGTGCATAAAGCCCTTGGTACCGTAACCCTGGGCTATAAGGTTGAGGGTTTCGGAGCTATGGATCGGGAAAATTGAGCCAAATAGTCCCTTCACCTGTGGAATGGTAAACATCAGGTCGTCCAGCGGGGTGGAGGGGCCAAGCATGTATATGGAGCATTGCGGGTTTACGGTTTTTACAATCCCGTTGAATGTTCCATTGCTTAGGCTGGTTGAGGTGAGAATAACACAGTCGGCAACCGTGAGGTATTCGTGCTGTTTATCCATCGGTAGCACTGGCGCTTCGTGCTGGTCGATGTCGAAAACCAGGGGTTTGATACCCTTGGTTTGCAGCTTCTGAACCAGTGAGCCAAAGTAGCCTATCATCACCAGGTTGGTATGGCTGCTAAAATCAACCGTGTCAAAAATATCACCAACCCCGTCGGGTTCTACAAGGTAGTTTAGGGTTGCGTTGGCAAATGCGTTAGCAGCAACCCGGCATTCAGCTTTGCCAAGGTCAAAATTTTCAAGGTTTGTGTGGTCTACCTTTTTACCTAATGTGGCGCATACACCTATTTGTCCCAGTCCGTTCTGAACTGCCACATACTTTTCACCAAAGGTAAAATGCCCATCGCTAAAGGGGTTTATGCTCTTTGCCTTATCAAAAAGCTGTTCGAGTATATCGTAATTGTTGGCCATACACTAAATTTGTGGTTTCGCAATTTTTGCTGATGGAAATCGATAACCTAACGGAACGGCTAAAATACTCACTTCGTAAAAGCGAAGTGCAACAGCTGGCATCTTTTTTTTCTGCCATACCCAATGGAACTGATACGCTTTTTGAACTAAGCTTGTCCAAAAATAGCCAGTTGGCTTTCCATGCAGCTTGGGTTCTGGAGAACTGCTTATTGGATAATACCTCGCTTTTAGATGTCCATGCCGATAGGTTACTGGCTGTTATTCCCAGTTTGCAAAACAACTCAGTTCGTCGCCATTTCTGCAAGCTGTTCAAAACATGGTTGGAAAGTAATCAAAATAAACTTACTGAATGGATTGAAGCGCGCAATAGCAAGGTTGAGGGATTGATAGAGGCTTGCTATGGCTGGTTGCTTAGCACCGATGTTCCCGTAGCAGTTAGGGTTCATTGCCTTGAAATTATGTGGATTCTATCAAATCAATATACCTGGATTGCCGAGGAGTTGCCTAATACCCTAAGGCTTATTCAAATCGATTCAACTCAGGGGGTTAAAGCTATGGTTCGGCGAATAAAAAAGACAAGGGCAGGGAATGGTAAGGCTTGACATATATTTGGTGAAGAAAGGATTATGCCGCTCGCGCGAGCGCGCAAAAGCGCATATTACCGCAGGCGAGGTTCTGGTGAACGGGAAAAAGGTTACTAAACCATCGTTTGCGGTAGCCGAAACCGACTCTATTCAGCTCTCCATTAACCCCAACGATTTTTTTAGCCGCGGGGAACTTAAGCTTCAAAAGGCAATAGACGATTTTGGGCTCAACTTCCAAGACAAACTGGTGCTCGATGTGGGGGCTTCAACCGGTGGCTTTACCTATTGCGCCCTAAAGCATGGTGCAAGGTTTGTTTGGGCTGTTGATGTGGGAACCAACCAGTTAGACCCAGAATTGATTAACAATTCACGGGTCTGCTCCTTGGAAAAAACTGACATTCGAACCTTGGATATCTCGGCATTGGGTACTAGGGTTGATGTAATTACCGCCGACCTTTCGTTCATTTCGCTTACGCAGGTAGCTCAATCGTTAGTGAAATTCCTTAAACCCGATGGGTTTATGGTTTTGCTCATTAAGCCACAGTTTGAAGCGGGAAAGGAAAATATTGGTAAAAATGGGGTGGTAAAGGATAAAAAGGTTCACGAGGTTGTAATTGAGAACGTGGCAAAGTGCTTTGCTCAGCATAACATCTACCTGAATAGTATTACCTTTGCACCCCTCAAGGGTAAGGGCTATAATATTGAATACCTTGCCCTTTTTAGCAATTCCATTAAAGGTTTACCCAACGTAAAGACAATAGTTGATAGCGCTTTTGAAAATAACAGGCTAGTTTAGTATGACAGATAAAACGGGTTTCGATAGCTTTGTTGAGGCTATTCTTTGGATAGTAAAAAACTTAGCGGTTGGAGTACTAATCCTTTTTATTTCGAGGTTAATATTTCTGTTTTCGTTTGCTAATTGGAACGACCTTAGTGGATTGTCGGGCGATATTGCAAAGGCTTTCACCGTGGGCTTAAAGTTCGACCTAAAAGTGCTGACTATTGCCCTGTTACCATGTTTATTACTGGCTTTTGTTAGATTGATTTTTAGCGATAGGGTGGGGAACTTTACAAAGTTTTTCAGGTATTACTCTACTGCACTTATGATTTTGGTGGTGATGTTTGAGGTAATCAACTTTTACTTTTATAAGTTCTACCATACAAAGATTAGCGTAATAATTTTTGGTTTTTTTGAGGATGATACCTGGGCTGTGCTAGTTTCCATTTGGAAAGAATATCCCGTAATCCCGATTCTGGCGTTGTTTATAGTGTTGATTTGGACTTTTAGTAAGCTGTTCGTGCATCTTTATAAGCCCATAAGTTGCAACTTCTGCAAGAGGTTAAGGCCTATTTGGCTGCGAGTATTAATTGTGGTTGCAATTTCGGGCTTATACTTTTTGGGAATGCTTGGCAACATAGGCGTTACTTCGATTGATGAGCAGCATACAATCATATCTAAAAATATTTTTGTAAATACGTTGCCTGTTAACGGTCTTTTCAGCACAAAAATTGCGTGGACTGATAGGCAAAGGAGCCGGATTGACATCAATATACCTAAAATGCTCAAGTCCTTAAAATTCAAATCAATAGAGGATGCAGCAGGTGTTTTTTATGGTTTAAAGGTCGATAGTGTATCAGCTGAAACCTTTTACACCACCACTCCTCAAAACCATTTTCTTGAAAATAATCCGCCGCATGTGGTTTTTATCCTAATGGAAAGCATGAGTAACTTTTATATCGATATGCATTCCGATAGCTGCAACATGTTGGGTTCCCTTGCCGATGTTTTGGATAGCTGCTACCTGTTCCGTAACTTTTTACCATCGTACTCAGGAACAATCTACTCCTTAGAAAGTATACTTGTAAACACTCCCAAAAGTCCACTATCTCAGTCACCTTATCAGAACTTTTCATTTGATGCTTCGGCAGCAAAGCCTTTTTATGAAAAGGGATATACAAATATATTTTTAACCGGAGGTAAAATGGGTTGGAGGAATATGGATAAGTTTATACCACGTCAGTATTTTAATAGCATTGAAGCAGAACCAACCCTCAGGAAGTTATACCCCGAGGGCAAGGAAGGGGAGTGGGGCATGCACGATGAGGTGCTTTTCCAAAGGGCTTTCGATGTGCTTGCAAATTCTAATGGCAAACCTTACCTGATATTCGGTATGACCATTTCGCACCATACTCCATACGACATTCCTGACAACTACCAGGGTTACCCCATTTCAATTCCAGATTGGGCGCGCAAACGCATGAAGTTCGACGGGGCAATAGTGTTGAAAGGGCTTAGGGCATACCATTACGCCAATAGCTGTTTGGGCAATTTTATCAAACGTATTATTGCTTCCCCCCTTGGCGAAAAAACTATAATTGTAGCCACCGGCGACCACAATATCCGACAGAACTTTGAGTATCCGCAGGCCGATTTGTTTATGCAGTACTCAGTTCCATTACTCATCTATATTCCACCTAAATATCGTCCTAAAAATCCAATCAATACCAGGCGTTTTGCATCGCATAAGGACATTTTTCCTACCCTTTACAACCTTTCGCTTTCAAGTGCGCGATATCCAAACTTTGGAAACAACCTATGTAACACCTATTGTGCAAACGATTTTGGACTTTACTGCTACAGCATTGCTGCCGATAGCATTGGTCTGGTCGATTTTAGTTCAACCCCTTTGTTTTATCGGTGGAGCGATAGGGAGCATCGTAAGCTTGAGCCAAGCAACTATTCACCCGATAAACATCTCGACTCACTTATGTTGAGGGCTAAGGCGCTTACCGCATGTATGAACTACCTGCTTATTAAAGACATTGAAAAAAGCAGGTAGGTTTGTTTAGGGGAATTGAAAATTTAGCTATTTTTATATAAGGCAATATCGCAAATGTTAAACAAAACATGCTGCGATGCGTTTCTTATGCAAAATTCTTTATGCTATGTTACGTAAAACATTATTGCTTTTTATATCGATTATACTATTAAACCCACTCAATGCCCAGGATAAGGGTATGATAAAGGGGAGAGTATTTGATAGTAAAACCAACGAACCAATTCCATTTGCCACAGTAATTGTATATGGAAAAATTATTGGCACCACCTCTGACTTTGATGGCAATTTTGTTATTGCCGGTCTGGAACCTGGGTGGGTTGAGCTACAGGTTACTGCCATTGGTTTTAAACCCTACATTTCCGAAGCAGTAATGGTAACCCGCTCAAAAAATATTTTTATCGATATTCCACTGGAGGAAATGCCCTATGAGATTGAGAGTGTGGTGGTAAAGGCATCGCCTTTTAGGCGAAGCGAGGAAGCCCCGCTTTCTTTACGCCGTATCGGTATCGATGAGATTGAGCGTAATCCGGGAGGAAACCGCGACATTAGCCGCGTTATTCAGTCGTTGCCTGGCGTTGCTCCCTCGCTTGCTTACCGTAACGATGTTATTGTTAGGGGTGGAGGGCCAAATGAGAACAGGTTCTACCTCGATGGTGTTGAAATCCCAAACCTGAATCACTTTGCCACACAGGGGGCTTCCGGAGGCCCAGTAGGAATCATTAATGTTGATTTTGTGCGTGAGGTAAACTTCTATTCTGGCGCTTTCCCCGCCTCAAAGGGCAACGCGCTTAGTTCAGTACTCGATTTCCGTCAGGTTGATGGAAACAGTGAGCGGCTAAAGGTTAAGGGAGCAGTAGGAGCATCGGATTTAGCGCTGACCCTCGATGGGCCATTAAGCAATAATACTACCATGATTTTCTCAGCTCGCCGCTCTTACCTGCAATTCCTTTTTAACGCCTTGGGACTTCCGTTTTTGCCCAACTATAACGACTTTCAGTTCAAGACTAAAACCCGTATCGATACAAAAAATGAGATTACCGTAATTGGACTCGGTGCCATTGATGAGTTTGAGCTGAACCTGGGCTTGAAAAACCCCGATGAGTATCAACGTTACATCCTTGGTTATTTACCTGTAAATACACAATGGAATTATACCCTGGGAACAGTTTACAAGCACTATGCTAGCAATGGCTACCATACCCTTGTGGTTAGCCGAAATATGCTAAACAACAGGCAGTACAAGTTTACGAATAACGATGATAACCTCCCCAAGGTTCTCGACTATACATCGTGGGAGGCCGAGAATAAGTTACGCTATGAGCGCGATTTAGGGTTGAAAAATTACAGTATAAATTTTGGAGCGGGTTTGGAGTATGCCCGATATTTTAACTCCACTTATAGAGCAAAGTTTATTGGTGAAACCTTTACCCCCGATACTTATGAAACCAACATGGATTTGTTTAAGTGGAATATTTTTGGCCAGGTGAACAGAACCTTTTTCGCAAAGTTAACGGTTTCGTTAGGGGTTCGGGCCGATGCAAGTAGCTATTCAGCCGAGATGAATAACCTCTTTAAGCAGCTTAGCCCTAGGTTATCAGCCTCGTATATGCTTAAACCCAATTTATTTTTGAATGCAAATGTTGGAAGATACTACCAACTGCCTCCATACACAGCCTTGGGGTTTGCCAACGCCACTGGCTCTTTAGTGAATAAAACAAATGGTTTGTCGTATATCCAATCGGACCATCTGATGGCTGGTTTTGAATGGCAACCCAATGAGCAAAGTCAGATTACTGTTGAAGGTTTCATGAAATTCTACAATAAGTACCCGGTTTCCAAAAACGACTCGGTGTCAATATCAAGCAAAAGTGCCGACTATGGAACCTTTGGCGATGAGCCTTTAGTGTCCACAGGGAAAGGGCGAACCTTTGGGGTTGAGTTACTTTACCGAAATAAAAAGCTTTTGGGTTTCAATACTCTTTTCTCATACACCTTGGTTAGAAGCGAAACTAGCTTAATGAATAGTAACCTAAAACCTTCAGGTAAATGGATTCCAACATCCTGGGATAATCGCCATTTGGTTACACTTACAGCCACTCGTTCCTTTAAAAAAGGATGGGATTTTGGCTTCAAGTGGCGATTTGTAGGTGGCCCGCCGTACACCCCTTACGATTTAGCAACCTCATCGTTGATAAATGTATGGAATGTTCAGCGTCAGCCATCGCTCGATTACTCCCGTTTCAATAGTCTTCGACTGCAGTCGTTCCACCAGCTCGACATCCGTGTCGATAAGTCTTACTACTTTCAGTCGTGGATGCTGAACTTCTATGTCGATATTCAGAATGTTTACAACTTCCAGGGCGATAGGCCCCCGCTTTACACTACAGTTTCCGATACCAGCGGTAATCCTGTGGTTGACCCAAACGACGCTACCCGATACCTGCTAAAGAAGATTGAGGGAACCGGTGGGGGAACCGTATTACCTACCATTGGCGTAATTGTTGAATTCTAAAAAATGATAACGATGAAAAGATATTCTATCATAGTTTCCGTGATTTTGAGTTTGTTGGTTTTGCAGGAGTGCAAACCAACCCAGCAGTCACTGACCGAAACAATTACTCAAGAGCTGACAACCTCACCATTCAGCAATGGTGTACCAGCCCAAGTTGTAGTAATTGGCGGACAGGAATACAAGTATCCAATTATTGCCATTTGGGTTGAAGATTTAAGTGGGAACTTTATAGGCACACTTTACGCATCGCAATCCATTTCAACAGGAATCTTCCGCTATGGCGTTTACGATAAAGGGAAATGGCTGCCGGGTGAGCGAAATAAGCCAGCTGCATTGCCGCGCTGGAAAAATTTAACCGCGTCAAACGCTCCTCGCGTTAATCAGGGGGTCGATGCGTTTAGCGGTGCAACCCCTTCAGGTTCATTTGCTTTAAAGACCATGCTGCCTGCTGGTATTGATGAATTTAAGGTGTATATGGAGGTCAATAAACCGTGGGACTTTAACAACTACTGGCACAACAACCGGTTCCCGGGCGATGAGGAGTATGCCACATCGGGGCAACCAGCAATCATCTATGAGGCTTTGGTATCTAGAAAAACGGGCGATAGCCTATTCTATTTCAAACCCATTGGCCATAGCAACCCATCGGGGGCTAATGGCGAAATTATTCCCGATATAGCTACCTTTACATCTGCGTTAAAAATAGTAGAAAGAGCCTGGATTGAACTGTCCAAATAATGGAGAAAGTTATTGATAACAAGGTTGCAGTAATTGCAGGGGGAACTGGTCTTATTGGAAGGAGTCTGGTTCCCATGCTCCTAAATGAAGGGTATCGGGTAAAATTGCTTACCCGTAACCCCAAAAAGGTTCAAAAATCTGGTATCAATGTTGATATTATAGAATGGAGCGGTAAACCCGATAGCGAATTAACTGCCCTGCTTGAGGGTGTTGATGTTGTTGTTAACCTTTCGGGCTACAATATTGCAACGCTTTTGACAAAACGAAATAGAAAGAGGATTGTTGATAGCCGAATACTTCCAACAAGGGCTCTAGCGCAGGCTATGACATCATGCCGTAAACCACCCAAAGTGTTTGTCCAAGCTTCAGCTGTTGGCGTATATCCATGTAATAGT
It encodes:
- a CDS encoding TonB-dependent receptor — its product is MLRKTLLLFISIILLNPLNAQDKGMIKGRVFDSKTNEPIPFATVIVYGKIIGTTSDFDGNFVIAGLEPGWVELQVTAIGFKPYISEAVMVTRSKNIFIDIPLEEMPYEIESVVVKASPFRRSEEAPLSLRRIGIDEIERNPGGNRDISRVIQSLPGVAPSLAYRNDVIVRGGGPNENRFYLDGVEIPNLNHFATQGASGGPVGIINVDFVREVNFYSGAFPASKGNALSSVLDFRQVDGNSERLKVKGAVGASDLALTLDGPLSNNTTMIFSARRSYLQFLFNALGLPFLPNYNDFQFKTKTRIDTKNEITVIGLGAIDEFELNLGLKNPDEYQRYILGYLPVNTQWNYTLGTVYKHYASNGYHTLVVSRNMLNNRQYKFTNNDDNLPKVLDYTSWEAENKLRYERDLGLKNYSINFGAGLEYARYFNSTYRAKFIGETFTPDTYETNMDLFKWNIFGQVNRTFFAKLTVSLGVRADASSYSAEMNNLFKQLSPRLSASYMLKPNLFLNANVGRYYQLPPYTALGFANATGSLVNKTNGLSYIQSDHLMAGFEWQPNEQSQITVEGFMKFYNKYPVSKNDSVSISSKSADYGTFGDEPLVSTGKGRTFGVELLYRNKKLLGFNTLFSYTLVRSETSLMNSNLKPSGKWIPTSWDNRHLVTLTATRSFKKGWDFGFKWRFVGGPPYTPYDLATSSLINVWNVQRQPSLDYSRFNSLRLQSFHQLDIRVDKSYYFQSWMLNFYVDIQNVYNFQGDRPPLYTTVSDTSGNPVVDPNDATRYLLKKIEGTGGGTVLPTIGVIVEF